The following coding sequences lie in one Arabidopsis thaliana chromosome 3, partial sequence genomic window:
- the RABE1c gene encoding RAB GTPase homolog 8A (RAB GTPase homolog 8A (RAB8A); FUNCTIONS IN: GTP binding; INVOLVED IN: ethylene mediated signaling pathway; LOCATED IN: plasma membrane, vacuole; EXPRESSED IN: 26 plant structures; EXPRESSED DURING: 15 growth stages; CONTAINS InterPro DOMAIN/s: Ras GTPase (InterPro:IPR001806), Small GTP-binding protein (InterPro:IPR005225), Small GTPase (InterPro:IPR020851), Ras (InterPro:IPR013753), Ras small GTPase, Rab type (InterPro:IPR003579); BEST Arabidopsis thaliana protein match is: Ras-related small GTP-binding family protein (TAIR:AT5G59840.1); Has 29695 Blast hits to 29627 proteins in 805 species: Archae - 22; Bacteria - 171; Metazoa - 15449; Fungi - 4249; Plants - 3560; Viruses - 20; Other Eukaryotes - 6224 (source: NCBI BLink).) → MAAPPARARADYDYLIKLLLIGDSGVGKSCLLLRFSDGSFTTSFITTIGIDFKIRTIELDGKRIKLQIWDTAGQERFRTITTAYYRGAMGILLVYDVTDESSFNNIRNWIRNIEQHASDNVNKILVGNKADMDESKRAVPTAKGQALADEYGIKFFETSAKTNLNVEEVFFSIGRDIKQRLSDTDSRAEPATIKISQTDQAAGAGQATQKSACCGT, encoded by the exons ATGGCTGCTCCACCTGCTAGAGCCAGAGCTGATTACGATTATCTCATTAAGCTTCTTTTGATTGGAGATAGCG gtGTTGGTAAAAGTTGTCTTCTTCTACGTTTCTCTGATGGATCTTTCACCACTAGCTTCATTACCACCAttgg CATTGACTTTAAGATAAGAACGATTGAGCTTGACGGTAAACGTATCAAGCTTCAGATTTGGGATACCGCTGGTCAAGAGCGGTTTCGGACTATCACCACTG CTTATTACCGTGGGGCAATGGGCATTTTGCTGGTGTATGATGTCACAGACGAGTCATCCTTCAACA ACATTAGGAACTGGATTCGTAATATCGAACAGCATGCTTCGGATAATGTTAACAAGATCTTGGTAGGGAACAAGGCTGACATGGATGAAAGCAAGAGG GCAGTACCTACAGCAAAGGGTCAGGCTCTTGCTGATGAGTACGGAATTAAGTTCTTCGAAACA agtGCCAAGACAAACCTAAACGTGGAAgaagttttcttctcaataGGGAGGGACATTAAGCAGAGGCTTTCAGACACCGACTCGAGGGCAGAG CCTGCAACGATCAAGATAAGCCAAACGGACCAAGCAGCTGGAGCAGGGCAGGCCACACAGAAATCTGCATGCTGTGGAacttaa
- a CDS encoding C2H2-type zinc finger family protein (C2H2-type zinc finger family protein; FUNCTIONS IN: sequence-specific DNA binding transcription factor activity, zinc ion binding, nucleic acid binding; INVOLVED IN: response to chitin, regulation of transcription; LOCATED IN: intracellular; CONTAINS InterPro DOMAIN/s: Zinc finger, C2H2-like (InterPro:IPR015880), Zinc finger, C2H2-type (InterPro:IPR007087); BEST Arabidopsis thaliana protein match is: C2H2 and C2HC zinc fingers superfamily protein (TAIR:AT3G46090.1); Has 1162 Blast hits to 1123 proteins in 105 species: Archae - 0; Bacteria - 0; Metazoa - 356; Fungi - 0; Plants - 800; Viruses - 0; Other Eukaryotes - 6 (source: NCBI BLink).) — protein MVARSEEVEIVEDTAAKCLMLLSRVGECGGGGEKRVFRCKTCLKEFSSFQALGGHRASHKKLINSSDPSLLGSLSNKKTKTATSHPCPICGVEFPMGQALGGHMRRHRSEKASPGTLVTRSFLPETTTVTTLKKSSSGKRVACLDLDSMESLVNWKLELGRTIS, from the coding sequence ATGGTTGCGAGAAGTGAGGAAGTTGAGATAGTGGAAGATACGGCGGCGAAATGTTTGATGTTGTTATCAAGAGTTGGAGAatgcggcggaggaggagagaaACGAGTTTTCCGATGCAAGACTTGTCTTAAAGAGTTTTCGTCGTTTCAAGCTTTGGGAGGTCATCGTGCAAGCCACAAGAAACTCATTAACAGTAGCGATCCATCACTTCTTGGATCCTTGtctaacaagaaaactaaaacGGCGACGTCTCATCCTTGTCCGATATGTGGCGTGGAGTTTCCGATGGGGCAAGCTCTTGGTGGTCACATGAGGAGACATAGGAGTGAGAAAGCCTCACCAGGCACGTTGGTTACACGTTCTTTTTTACCGGAGACGACGACGGTGACGACTTTGAAAAAATCGAGTAGTGGGAAGAGAGTGGCTTGTTTGGACTTAGATTCGATGGAGAGTTTAGTCAATTGGAAGTTGGAGTTGGGAAGAACGATTTCTTGA
- a CDS encoding C2H2-type zinc finger family protein (C2H2-type zinc finger family protein; FUNCTIONS IN: sequence-specific DNA binding transcription factor activity, zinc ion binding, nucleic acid binding; INVOLVED IN: regulation of transcription; LOCATED IN: intracellular; EXPRESSED IN: root, flower; EXPRESSED DURING: petal differentiation and expansion stage; CONTAINS InterPro DOMAIN/s: Zinc finger, C2H2-like (InterPro:IPR015880), Zinc finger, C2H2-type (InterPro:IPR007087); BEST Arabidopsis thaliana protein match is: C2H2-type zinc finger family protein (TAIR:AT3G46080.1); Has 1082 Blast hits to 1044 proteins in 100 species: Archae - 0; Bacteria - 0; Metazoa - 308; Fungi - 0; Plants - 765; Viruses - 0; Other Eukaryotes - 9 (source: NCBI BLink).) — protein MVAESDNRDLTVDTAASCLMLLSGIGEHDGRKKRVFRCKTCERDFDSFQALGGHRASHSKLTNSDDKSLPGSPKKKPKTTTTTTAHTCPICGLEFPMGQALGGHMRKHRNEKEREKASNVLVTHSFMPETTTVTTLKKSSSGKRVACLDFDLTSVESFVNTELELGRTMY, from the coding sequence ATGGTTGCTGAAAGTGATAATCGTGATCTGACGGTGGATACGGCGGCGAGCTGTCTGATGTTGTTATCAGGAATTGGAGAACACGACGGAAGAAAGAAACGTGTTTTCCGATGCAAGACTTGTGAGAGAGACTTCGATTCGTTCCAAGCTTTAGGAGGCCACCGTGCAAGCCACTCGAAACTAACCAACAGTGACGATAAATCACTTCCTGGATCACCAAAGAAGAAGCCTAAAACTACGACTACGACGACGGCTCATACTTGTCCGATTTGTGGCTTGGAGTTTCCGATGGGACAAGCTCTTGGTGGTCACATGAGGAAACATAGGAACGAGAAAGAACGAGAAAAGGCTTCTAACGTATTGGTTACGCATTCTTTCATGCCGGAGACGACAACGGTGACGACTTTGAAGAAATCGAGTAGTGGGAAGAGAGTGGCGTGTTTGGATTTCGACTTAACTTCGGTGGAGAGCTTTGTCAACACGGAATTGGAGTTGGGAAGAACGATGTACTGA
- a CDS encoding Galactose oxidase/kelch repeat superfamily protein (Galactose oxidase/kelch repeat superfamily protein; FUNCTIONS IN: molecular_function unknown; INVOLVED IN: biological_process unknown; LOCATED IN: chloroplast; CONTAINS InterPro DOMAIN/s: F-box domain, cyclin-like (InterPro:IPR001810), Galactose oxidase/kelch, beta-propeller (InterPro:IPR011043), Kelch repeat type 1 (InterPro:IPR006652), Kelch related (InterPro:IPR013089), Kelch-type beta propeller (InterPro:IPR015915); BEST Arabidopsis thaliana protein match is: Galactose oxidase/kelch repeat superfamily protein (TAIR:AT5G03000.1); Has 5777 Blast hits to 3964 proteins in 298 species: Archae - 12; Bacteria - 330; Metazoa - 3728; Fungi - 71; Plants - 1272; Viruses - 171; Other Eukaryotes - 193 (source: NCBI BLink).) produces the protein MTTKEKNKSSNSPPPTSFSSLPDDIVLNCLARVSRFHYPTLSLVCKGFRSLLDSRELHATRSCIGKTESFLYVCLDLHRNCYPDCPPRWFIVSPITKQKLKPIPSVTCQSSTVVSIGSKIYIIGGFVDGHSSRRLIVLDCPSHGWRRLPEMRVPRQNAAADVINDKIYVIGGSSSNNIEDWGEVYDPKTQTWEPVLPTTLDLTVQMSVVPGSLVMSGKVYDMNGLKLNFQKNICLVEIENMMCQTKVCEGVLVWCEPEEDRGWCPVDGLEGLPNRPTSPGYLTSVAHSDRGRRVTVWWESAVLHRLGPKWTKECKTEIWCAEISFERRGVGKVCGFVEWSKNVFTKDDYKTYKLPASLSDFFLNSTIVTY, from the coding sequence ATGACGacgaaagagaagaataaatCATCAAACTCACCGCCTCCGACGTCGTTTTCTTCGTTACCGGACGACATCGTTCTCAACTGTTTGGCTCGTGTCTCCAGATTCCATTATCCAACTCTATCCCTAGTCTGCAAGGGTTTCCGATCACTCCTAGACTCCCGTGAGCTCCACGCAACACGATCTTGCATCGGAAAAACCGAGAGTTTCCTCTACGTCTGCTTAGACCTGCATAGGAATTGCTATCCAGACTGTCCTCCACGATGGTTTATAGTTTCCCCGATTACCAAACAGAAACTGAAACCTATCCCTTCGGTTACTTGTCAATCCTCAACCGTTGTATCAATCGGTTCAAAGATTTACATAATCGGAGGCTTCGTTGATGGACATAGTAGCAGGAGATTGATAGTACTCGATTGTCCATCTCATGGATGGCGTAGACTCCCCGAGATGCGTGTACCTCGACAAAACGCAGCAGCTGATGTAATCAACGATAAGATCTACGTGATTGGAGGCTCTAGTTCCAACAATATCGAGGATTGGGGAGAGGTTTATGACCCAAAGACCCAAACTTGGGAGCCAGTATTGCCCACAACACTAGATCTTACTGTTCAAATGAGTGTGGTTCCAGGTAGCTTGGTAATGAGTGGGAAAGTTTATGACATGAATGGATTGAAGCTTAACTTTCAGAAGAATATTTGCTTGGTGGAGATAGAGAACATGATGTGCCAAACAAAGGTTTGTGAAGGGGTGTTAGTTTGGTGTGAACCAGAGGAAGATCGTGGGTGGTGTCCGGTTGATGGACTTGAAGGACTTCCCAATAGGCCAACTTCTCCTGGTTATCTTACCTCGGTGGCACATTCCGACCGAGGAAGAAGAGTAACAGTTTGGTGGGAGTCGGCTGTGTTACATCGTCTAGGTCCCAAATGGACTAAGGAATGTAAAACAGAGATTTGGTGTGCAGAGATTTCGTTTGAGAGACGCGGTGTTGGAAAGGTTTGTGGATTTGTTGAATGGTCTAAGAATGTCTTTACTAAGGATGACTACAAAACTTATAAGTTACCTGCTTCTctttctgatttcttcttgaattctACCATTGTGACATATTGA